In one Methanospirillum lacunae genomic region, the following are encoded:
- a CDS encoding CAP domain-containing protein, whose translation MRVSCLSCYLLLVFIFVPACTTAVISPWSDLTVSKISAPLTAYPGYPYPINVTVENHGNATSGLISVGFYLSTDEHLSKNDTFIQVTTGDPLAPGASVELSSLDTMPLSVSPGSYRLFAYVEDHEGDEQHLLDNSALLTAPVKVESRTLPDTGVLASKAAKTIFSMTNNYRAANNASPLVWDDDLARLAVNYSDRMVAQKFFSHTDPDGHDQSDRAAAAGYKAVKEITGGERIGVAENIAYIGTGNVAGYGYVDPTDPESIAKGIMTGWIKSPGHRTNILDPLSSHIGVGLSFNGEYWYATQEFY comes from the coding sequence ATGCGAGTGTCCTGCCTGTCCTGTTATCTCCTCCTTGTTTTTATCTTCGTTCCTGCCTGCACGACTGCAGTAATATCTCCCTGGTCTGATCTTACGGTATCAAAAATATCTGCTCCCCTGACAGCATATCCCGGGTATCCGTACCCGATCAATGTCACGGTTGAAAACCACGGGAATGCAACATCTGGCCTTATATCAGTCGGGTTTTATCTCTCAACCGACGAGCATCTCTCAAAGAATGACACGTTTATTCAGGTTACAACCGGCGATCCACTTGCACCGGGAGCATCTGTGGAGCTCTCCTCTCTTGATACCATGCCGTTATCTGTCTCCCCGGGCAGTTACCGTCTGTTTGCCTATGTTGAGGATCATGAGGGAGATGAGCAGCATCTCCTTGATAACTCAGCACTTCTGACTGCTCCAGTGAAAGTAGAGTCCCGGACACTTCCTGATACCGGTGTTCTTGCGAGTAAAGCGGCAAAGACCATCTTTTCAATGACCAACAATTACAGGGCAGCAAACAATGCCTCTCCTCTTGTCTGGGATGATGATCTTGCAAGACTTGCAGTAAATTATTCTGACAGGATGGTTGCCCAGAAGTTTTTCAGCCACACGGACCCTGACGGGCATGATCAGTCTGACCGGGCGGCAGCAGCCGGGTACAAAGCCGTGAAAGAGATAACAGGAGGAGAGAGGATCGGAGTTGCAGAAAATATTGCATATATCGGTACTGGTAATGTTGCCGGGTATGGGTATGTGGATCCCACTGATCCAGAATCCATAGCCAAAGGGATCATGACCGGCTGGATAAAAAGTCCCGGACACCGTACCAACATTCTGGACCCCTTATCAAGCCATATCGGAGTCGGACTGAGTTTCAACGGAGAATATTGGTACGCAACTCAGGAATTTTATTAG